One Agrococcus jenensis genomic region harbors:
- a CDS encoding ABC transporter ATP-binding protein has translation MTQQGDGRPDPIPASHPAFVDPLAAGEPAPGLDEGGIVALHVHRSFGSVHAVREMTFHAKPGRVTALIGPNGAGKTTLLLMLASLLAPDSGAIRIDGADPMHDPRAVRRAMGWMPDVLGTWRTLTPLQILTTVGRLHGLDRSAARERAAELIVEARLDELANRPSRVLSRGQQQRLGLVRALVHRPRVLLLDEPAAGLDPTSRVELRGMLRGFAADGGTVLISSHDLSELDEMADDAVFVDRGEVVRGERLVLAQQASREWRIRALDPRALSYQLANIGVAFDRVRLEGELAYVVLDRDEHAAEVLARLVGAGVPITHFAPAVGDMERTYLGLSGGAR, from the coding sequence GTGACCCAGCAGGGCGACGGACGCCCGGACCCGATCCCCGCATCCCACCCCGCCTTCGTCGATCCGCTCGCGGCCGGCGAGCCGGCGCCCGGGCTCGACGAGGGCGGCATCGTCGCCCTGCACGTGCACCGCAGCTTCGGATCGGTGCACGCGGTGCGCGAGATGACGTTCCACGCCAAGCCGGGGCGCGTCACCGCGCTGATCGGCCCGAACGGCGCGGGCAAGACGACGCTGCTGCTCATGCTCGCCTCGCTGCTCGCGCCCGACTCCGGTGCGATCCGCATCGACGGCGCCGACCCGATGCACGACCCGCGCGCCGTCCGGCGGGCGATGGGGTGGATGCCGGATGTGCTGGGCACGTGGCGCACGCTCACGCCGCTGCAGATCCTCACGACCGTCGGCCGCCTGCACGGGCTCGACCGCTCGGCGGCGCGCGAGCGCGCGGCCGAGCTCATCGTCGAGGCGCGCCTCGACGAGCTCGCGAACCGCCCGAGCCGCGTGCTCTCCCGCGGCCAGCAGCAGCGGCTCGGCCTCGTGCGGGCGCTCGTGCACCGGCCTCGCGTGCTGCTGCTCGACGAGCCGGCGGCGGGCCTCGACCCCACCTCGCGCGTCGAGCTGCGCGGCATGCTCCGCGGCTTCGCGGCCGACGGCGGCACGGTGCTCATCTCGAGCCACGACCTCAGCGAGCTCGACGAGATGGCCGACGACGCCGTGTTCGTCGACCGCGGCGAGGTCGTCCGCGGCGAGCGCCTCGTGCTCGCCCAGCAGGCGTCGCGCGAGTGGCGCATCCGAGCCCTCGACCCGAGGGCGCTCAGCTACCAGCTCGCGAACATCGGCGTCGCGTTCGACCGCGTGCGCCTCGAGGGCGAGCTCGCCTACGTCGTGCTCGACCGCGACGAGCACGCCGCGGAGGTGCTCGCTCGGCTCGTCGGCGCGGGCGTGCCCATCACCCACTTCGCGCCCGCCGTCGGCGACATGGAGCGCACCTACCTCGGCCTCTCGGGAGGTGCCCGATGA
- a CDS encoding ornithine cyclodeaminase family protein gives MTDRAGQALCNILLMGMFDDLLLVDAEQLRGRISMASAIAALQAAIREGFDPDDDPARSIVDVRSGQLLLMPADLGRFTGQKLGMVAPDNPARGLERIQAVYVLLDAASLSPVALLDGTELTSIRTPAVSAAAVDAVAARDAERLVVFGSGPQAVRHVEAMRAVRPLREAILVGRDPERTARAVDAASRFGVAVRAGDATDVEGADLIVCATTAREPLLDERLVAPTATVVAIGSHEPGARELPGVLLGRSQVVVETLRVGTTEAGDVVMAIAEGHLERDDLVTLRQVMRGEVPIAGDRPRVVKTCGMGWQDLAVASLLGGTA, from the coding sequence ATGACCGACCGCGCGGGGCAGGCGCTATGTAACATATTACTCATGGGCATGTTCGATGACCTGCTGCTGGTCGACGCGGAGCAGCTGCGGGGGCGCATCTCGATGGCCTCGGCGATCGCCGCGCTGCAGGCGGCGATCCGCGAGGGCTTCGACCCGGACGACGATCCGGCCCGCTCGATCGTCGACGTGCGCTCGGGACAGCTGCTGCTCATGCCCGCCGACCTCGGTCGCTTCACCGGGCAGAAGCTCGGCATGGTCGCCCCGGACAACCCCGCCCGCGGCCTCGAGCGCATCCAAGCGGTCTACGTGCTGCTCGACGCCGCGTCGCTCTCGCCCGTCGCGCTGCTCGACGGGACAGAGCTCACGAGCATCCGCACGCCCGCGGTGTCGGCCGCCGCGGTCGATGCGGTGGCAGCCCGCGACGCCGAGCGGCTCGTCGTCTTCGGCTCCGGCCCGCAAGCGGTGCGCCACGTCGAGGCGATGCGCGCGGTCCGTCCGCTCCGGGAGGCGATCCTCGTCGGCCGCGACCCGGAGCGCACCGCGCGCGCGGTCGACGCGGCGTCCCGGTTCGGCGTCGCCGTGCGCGCCGGGGATGCGACCGACGTCGAGGGCGCCGACCTGATCGTGTGCGCGACGACCGCTCGGGAGCCGCTGCTCGACGAGCGGCTCGTCGCCCCCACCGCGACGGTCGTCGCGATCGGGTCGCACGAGCCCGGCGCCCGCGAGCTGCCGGGCGTCCTGCTCGGGCGCTCACAGGTCGTCGTCGAGACGCTGCGCGTCGGCACGACGGAGGCCGGCGACGTGGTCATGGCGATCGCCGAGGGCCACCTCGAGCGCGACGACCTCGTCACGCTGCGGCAGGTCATGCGCGGCGAGGTGCCGATCGCCGGGGACCGTCCCCGCGTCGTCAAGACCTGCGGCATGGGCTGGCAGGACCTGGCCGTCGCATCGCTGCTGGGAGGCACCGCATGA